In the Loxodonta africana isolate mLoxAfr1 chromosome 1, mLoxAfr1.hap2, whole genome shotgun sequence genome, one interval contains:
- the CPN2 gene encoding carboxypeptidase N subunit 2: protein MRPAAWLHWASLLLLVRHAQLCPKGCDCIIQDVFCSDEGMAAVPLDIPPHATNIVFVETSFSTVGTRAFSGSPNLTKVVFLSTQLCHFGPDAFGGLPRLEDLEITGSAFSNISAHIFSNLASLTKFTLNFNKLEALPEVLFQHMEALDSLQLQGNQLQTLPRRLFHPLGRLRTLNLAQNLLTQLPEKLFDRLVSLQTLKLSNNALSGLRQGVFDKLGSLQELFLDGNSISQLHPQVFSELPCLEKLWLQHNAIEHLPLTIFSSLGKLTFLNLQHNALRTLPAGLFAQTPGLVGLSLSHNQLETIAEGTFANLSSLSSLTLSYNAITHLPVGIFRDLKELVRLYLGSNNLTALHPALFQNLSKVKQLSLTKNLLTTLPEGIFDTNYNLFNLALHGNPWQCDCHLAYLFSWLRQYSDRHFNMQTYCAGPAYLKGQAVPALEEKQLVCPVTRDRLGFQAPGPDEREPGGSWDLAAEERAARSRCTYSNPEGTVVLACDEARCHWLNIQLSSRQDSGAPGLAYNASQEWDLRSSCGSVRVTVSIEARAGDT, encoded by the coding sequence ATGCGTCCTGCAGCCTGGCTGCACTGGGCCTCCCTCCTGCTCCTGGTCAGGCATGCCCAGCTCTGCCCTAAGGGCTGTGACTGCATCATCCAGGATGTGTTCTGCTCAGATGAGGGGATGGCGGCCGTGCCTCTGGACATCCCGCCCCATGCCACAAACATTGTCTTTGTGGAGACCTCGTTCTCCACGGTGGGAACCAGGGCCTTCAGTGGCAGCCCCAACCTGACCAAGGTGGTCTTCCTGAgcacccagctctgccacttcggGCCAGATGCCTTTGGGGGGCTGCCCAGGCTCGAGGACCTGGAAATCACTGGCAGTGCCTTCTCCAACATCAGCGCCCACATCTTCTCCAACCTGGCCTCGCTGACCAAGTTCACCCTCAACTTCAACAAGCTGGAGGCTCTGCCCGAGGTCCTCTTTCAGCACATGGAAGCCCTGGACTCCCTCCAGCTGCAGGGGAACCAGCTCCAGACACTGCCCAGGAGGCTCTTCCATCCTCTGGGACGTCTGAGGACCCTCAACCTGGCTCAGAACCTCCTGACCCAGCTTCCTGAGAAGCTGTTTGACCGCCTGGTCAGCCTGCAGACCCTGAAGCTGAGCAACAATGCCCTCTCTGGCCTCCGCCAGGGTGTGTTTGACAAGCTGGGCAGCCTACAGGAGCTTTTCCTGGATGGCAACTCCATATCGCAGCTGCACCCCCAAGTGTTCTCGGAGCTCCCCTGCCTGGAGAAGCTGTGGCTGCAGCATAACGCCATTGAGCACCTGCCACTCACCATCTTCTCCTCCCTGGGCAAACTCACCTTCCTGAACCTACAGCACAATGCACTCCGGACACTGCCAGCCGGCCTCTTCGCCCAGACCCCAGGCCTGGTGGGGCTGTCCTTGTCCCACAACCAGCTGGAGACCATCGCAGAGGGGACTTTTGCCAACCTGTCCAGCCTCAGCTCCCTCACACTCTCATACAACGCCATCACCCACCTCCCTGTCGGCATCTTCAGGGACCTCAAGGAGTTGGTCAGGCTCTACCTGGGCAGCAACAACCTGACGGCCTTGCACCCAGCCCTGTTCCAGAACCTGTCCAAGGTGAAGCAGCTCAGCCTCACCAAGAACCTCCTTACCACGCTCCCCGAGGGCATCTTCGACACCAACTACAACCTGTTCAACCTGGCCCTGCACGGCAACCCCTGGCAGTGTGACTGCCACCTGGCCTACCTCTTCAGCTGGCTGCGCCAGTACAGCGACCGCCACTTCAACATGCAGACCTACTGCGCCGGCCCTGCCTACCTGAAGGGCCAGGCGGTGCCCGCCTTGGAGGAGAAGCAGCTGGTGTGCCCTGTCACCAGGGACCGCTTGGGTTTCCAGGCCCCGGGGCCTGATGAGCGGGAGCCAGGGGGGAGCTGGGATCTGGCCGCGGAGGAAAGGGCAGCACGAAGCCGGTGCACCTACAGCAATCCCGAGGGGACCGTGGTGCTGGCCTGCGATGAGGCCCGGTGTCACTGGCTCAACATTCAGCTGTCTTCTCGACAGGACTCGGGTGCCCCGGGACTGGCATACAATGCCAGTCAGGAATGGGACTTGAGGTCGAGCTGTGGCTCTGTTCGGGTCACCGTGTCTATTGAGGCCCGAGCTGGGGACACCTAG